The following proteins are encoded in a genomic region of Triticum dicoccoides isolate Atlit2015 ecotype Zavitan chromosome 1B, WEW_v2.0, whole genome shotgun sequence:
- the LOC119336381 gene encoding DNA excision repair protein ERCC-1-like — translation MDGEQGRQRPDSGKNLIKIPSYQEVFGNGAAASSSSSTPPSYNPPLPSAAAAAAGSSSSSSSFSEAFSFLKSSEFYSPPPPPSQQSTAPRPPLAGATTTPSQSKNAILVSNRQKGNPLLKHIRNARWTFADIVPDYVIGQSSCALYISLRYHLLHPDYLYYRIRELQKNFKLRVILCHIDIEDVVKPLHEVTRTSLLHDCTLLCGWSLEECGRYLETIKVFENKPADSIREHTDNDYLSRFTHALTSIRRVNKTDVITLGSSFGSLSRVMDASMEELARCPGIGERKVKRLHDTFHEPFKRVTPRPNLVVPDTPDREKASGQPSSTNDGTPEKPGTSKNKKGPDVKSALTAAFAKYSEKIRSQGREAAHEAGEGPSSSTMEGDKTKQLD, via the exons ATGGACGGAGAGCAAGGTCGGCAGCGGCCGGACTCCGGCAAGAACCTCATAAAGATCCCGTCCTACCAAGAGGTCTTCGGTAACGGAgcagctgcctcctcctcctcctcgacgcccccctCCTACAACCCTCCTCTCCccagcgccgccgctgccgccgccggctcttcgtcgtcgtcgtcgtcgttctccgAGGCCTTCTCCTTCCTCAAATCCTCCGAGTTCTACTCCCCTCCCCCGCCGCCTTCACAGCAATCCACCGCTCCTAG GCCGCCTCTGGCTGGCGCCACCACTACGCCGTCCCAGAGCAAGAACGCCATTCTCGTGAGCAATAGGCAG AAAGGGAACCCATTACTGAAGCACATCAGGAATGCGAGGTGGACGTTCGCTGACATTGTTCCAGACTACGTGATTGGGCAATCATCATGTGCACTCTACATAAG TCTCAGGTACCATCTTCTTCACCCAGACTACTTGTACTATCGGATAAGGGAGCTCCAAAAGAATTTCAAACTCCGTGTCATCTTGTGCCATATTGATATT GAAGATGTAGTAAAGCCTTTACATGAAGTCACAAGGACATCACTGCTGCATGACTGCACCCTTCTGTGTGGTTGGAG TCTGGAGGAATGTGGCAGGTACTTGGAGACTATTAAAGTGTTTGAAAACAAGCCAGCTGACAGCATTCGCGAGCACACAGATAATGATTATTTATCTCGG TTCACTCATGCTCTTACATCCATCCGGCGTGTTAACAAAACAGATGTTATCACACTTGGTTCGTCTTTTGGG TCACTTTCCCGAGTCATGGATGCTTCTATGGAAGAACTAGCTCGTTGTCCAGGAATTGGCGAACGGAAG GTAAAGCGACTTCATGATACTTTTCATGAGCCATTTAAACGCGTTACGCCCCGCCCAAACCTCGTAGTACCTGATACTCCCGACAGAGAGAAAGCGTCTGGTCAGCCTTCATCGACCAACGATGGCACGCCGGAAAAGCCAGGCACTTCCAAGAACAAGAAAGGCCCTGATGTCAAATCGGCCCTTACTGCTGCATTTGCGAAGTACTCAGAAAAGATCCGCAGTCAGGGCCGCGAGGCGGCCCATGAGGCTGGTGAAGGTCCTAGCAGCTCAACCATGGAAGGTGACAAGACAAAACAATTAGATTAG